The proteins below are encoded in one region of Haladaptatus sp. R4:
- a CDS encoding V-type ATP synthase subunit I — protein sequence MLRPERMSKVSVAGSRMVMPDVIEAIHELNLVHLSDYDGSWEGFDPGNPVTGADEASDKLVTVRSIESILEVSGEDAGPQRIVTGEALEEELEEIRAQVNRLDARRNELEAELQSVEERIDAMKPFATLGIDLDLLSGYDHLQVAVGEGDANEIERALAESSDVQEYELFSEERTVAVFVYPEDGAEDALGEALVGIEFTTYDVPEASGSPEEYVAELEHDYQKHESKLNGVESELNDVKLDAAGFLLAAEEKLAIEVQKEEAPLQFATTENAFIAEGWIPSDRYDDLVTAIRSAVGDRADVDELERAAYRNPTEEHHVAMDGGTEENPPVVQDNPDPTRPFELLVETINRPRYFEIDPTIVLFLTLPIFFGFMIGDVGYGLIYLTVGWYLFTRFDGGFKSLGGIALWSGGVTIVFGIIFAEFFGFHFAHALYGAGGPPMEKGLTPSAVEWAYLWLVMSILVGLLHINVGFIFDFREKLDHGIKHAFMEAGSWILLMNGLWLWILSTSTKGSKPEFLFTVFNGEPVPLGFTGFSPETGMVGLAIALVGMIALVVSEGLIIALVDGLEVVTHVLSYARLTAEIIAEAGIALVVNLLVFGASFDGESYHYLIDTAPSAVSHGEVVFPGLFHMGIIGVLFGIVLLILGHLVVLALGIVSAGLQALRLEYVEFFGKFYEGGGEKFQPFGYDRSYTTED from the coding sequence ATGCTCAGACCTGAACGGATGAGCAAGGTCTCGGTGGCAGGGTCGCGGATGGTCATGCCCGACGTCATCGAAGCGATTCACGAACTGAATCTCGTACATCTGTCGGATTACGATGGGTCGTGGGAAGGATTCGACCCGGGCAACCCCGTCACTGGCGCGGACGAGGCATCCGACAAACTCGTCACCGTTCGTTCGATCGAAAGTATTCTTGAGGTGAGTGGGGAGGACGCCGGTCCGCAGCGAATCGTTACCGGCGAAGCCCTCGAAGAGGAACTCGAAGAGATTCGAGCACAGGTCAACCGCCTGGACGCCCGACGAAACGAACTCGAAGCAGAACTACAGAGCGTCGAAGAACGGATAGACGCGATGAAGCCGTTCGCCACCCTCGGCATCGACCTCGATCTGTTGTCGGGATACGACCATCTACAGGTCGCCGTTGGCGAAGGGGACGCGAACGAAATCGAACGCGCGCTCGCCGAGTCGAGCGACGTTCAGGAGTACGAACTGTTCTCCGAGGAGCGGACGGTCGCCGTCTTCGTCTACCCGGAAGACGGGGCGGAAGACGCACTCGGCGAGGCATTGGTCGGTATCGAGTTTACGACGTACGACGTTCCGGAGGCCTCGGGAAGCCCCGAGGAGTACGTCGCGGAGCTCGAACACGACTATCAGAAGCACGAATCGAAGCTCAACGGCGTCGAGAGCGAGCTAAACGACGTGAAACTCGATGCTGCTGGCTTCCTGTTGGCGGCCGAGGAAAAACTCGCTATCGAGGTACAGAAAGAGGAAGCGCCGCTTCAGTTTGCAACGACGGAGAACGCCTTCATCGCCGAAGGGTGGATCCCGTCCGACCGCTACGACGACCTTGTGACCGCCATTCGGTCGGCGGTCGGCGACCGCGCCGATGTCGACGAACTCGAACGCGCCGCCTATCGCAACCCAACGGAGGAACACCACGTCGCCATGGACGGCGGTACGGAGGAGAACCCGCCGGTCGTCCAGGACAACCCTGACCCGACTCGGCCGTTCGAACTGTTGGTCGAAACCATCAACAGGCCGCGATACTTCGAGATCGATCCAACCATCGTGCTGTTCCTCACGCTCCCGATCTTCTTCGGATTCATGATCGGCGACGTGGGGTACGGCTTGATCTACCTTACGGTGGGGTGGTACCTCTTCACCCGATTCGACGGCGGGTTCAAGAGCCTCGGCGGCATCGCGCTCTGGTCCGGCGGAGTCACCATCGTCTTCGGTATCATCTTCGCCGAGTTCTTCGGCTTCCACTTCGCTCACGCCCTCTACGGGGCTGGCGGTCCACCGATGGAAAAGGGGCTGACACCGTCGGCCGTCGAGTGGGCGTACCTCTGGCTAGTCATGAGCATCCTCGTCGGGTTGCTCCACATCAACGTGGGATTCATCTTCGACTTCCGCGAGAAGTTGGACCACGGGATCAAGCACGCCTTCATGGAGGCAGGCTCCTGGATACTGCTGATGAACGGGCTCTGGCTCTGGATTCTCAGTACGAGCACCAAGGGTTCGAAACCGGAGTTCCTATTCACGGTGTTCAACGGGGAGCCTGTTCCGCTCGGCTTTACCGGCTTCTCACCCGAGACCGGGATGGTGGGCTTAGCGATCGCCCTCGTCGGCATGATCGCGCTCGTCGTCAGCGAAGGACTGATCATCGCACTCGTAGATGGCCTGGAAGTCGTCACGCACGTGCTCTCCTACGCACGGCTGACCGCAGAGATCATCGCAGAGGCGGGTATCGCGCTCGTCGTCAACCTACTCGTGTTCGGCGCCTCCTTCGATGGAGAGAGCTACCACTACCTCATCGATACGGCCCCGTCCGCCGTCAGCCACGGCGAGGTAGTCTTCCCTGGGCTGTTCCACATGGGTATCATCGGGGTACTCTTCGGAATCGTCCTGCTGATCCTGGGCCACCTTGTCGTGCTAGCGCTCGGCATCGTCAGCGCAGGTCTACAGGCCCTGCGACTGGAATACGTGGAATTCTTTGGGAAGTTTTATGAGGGCGGTGGGGAGAAGTTCCAACCGTTCGGCTACGACAGATCCTACACCACAG
- the ahaH gene encoding ATP synthase archaeal subunit H, with translation MPRPDVLERIKEAETEADGIVAQAEEDREERISEAHTKAEEIRSEAQEEANEMEEKRLENAREDIESERKQILAEGEKEREELETRAEENKEEAIELVIDRFREAVHAQT, from the coding sequence ATGCCGAGACCGGACGTTCTAGAACGAATAAAAGAGGCCGAAACGGAGGCTGACGGCATCGTCGCGCAAGCCGAGGAGGACCGCGAAGAGCGGATTTCGGAGGCGCACACGAAGGCGGAGGAGATCCGCTCGGAAGCTCAAGAAGAGGCCAACGAGATGGAAGAGAAACGACTCGAAAATGCGCGTGAAGATATCGAATCCGAGCGCAAACAGATCCTCGCAGAGGGCGAGAAAGAGCGAGAAGAGCTCGAAACTCGTGCCGAAGAGAACAAAGAGGAGGCGATAGAATTAGTCATCGACAGATTCAGGGAGGCGGTGCATGCTCAGACCTGA
- a CDS encoding methyltransferase domain-containing protein, with the protein MGILEDKRRARIFYKYLSKVYDQVNPFIWNEEMRDEALSMLDIESDDRVLDVGCGTGFGTEGLLEHTDNVHGLDQSVHQLGKAWAKIGKYDPVSFYRGDAERLPFKDDSFDVVWSSGSIEYWPDPVETLRDIRRVTKPGGEVLIVGPNYPGTGVMQKVADTIMLFYDRDEADRMFHEAGYEDIRHREMGPSYDPDIAITTVARVPEE; encoded by the coding sequence ATGGGCATTCTCGAAGACAAACGTCGAGCACGAATCTTTTACAAATACCTCTCGAAGGTGTACGATCAGGTCAACCCGTTCATCTGGAACGAGGAAATGCGCGACGAAGCGCTGTCGATGCTCGACATCGAATCTGACGACCGAGTGCTCGATGTCGGTTGCGGGACCGGGTTCGGAACCGAAGGACTCCTCGAACATACCGACAACGTCCACGGTCTCGATCAGAGCGTCCACCAACTTGGAAAGGCGTGGGCAAAAATCGGAAAATATGACCCCGTCAGCTTCTACCGAGGGGACGCCGAGCGACTGCCGTTCAAGGACGATTCGTTCGATGTCGTCTGGTCGTCCGGTTCCATCGAATACTGGCCCGACCCGGTCGAAACCCTCCGTGATATCCGCCGTGTTACCAAACCCGGCGGCGAGGTTCTGATCGTCGGTCCGAACTACCCCGGAACGGGCGTCATGCAGAAAGTCGCCGATACGATCATGCTCTTTTACGACCGCGACGAGGCGGATCGAATGTTCCACGAAGCGGGCTACGAGGACATTCGTCACCGGGAGATGGGTCCGAGTTACGACCCCGATATCGCCATCACGACTGTCGCGCGCGTTCCTGAAGAATAG
- a CDS encoding type IV pilin, which yields MSKRAVSPVVGVVLLLVVTLVIGGTIGAVAVHSMSVREPKHAVIGVSATAATNRIAFTHRAGDSLDVDSIEIEVRVNGEPLAHQPPVPFFSADGFRAGPTGPFNSASDPTWHVGETASFTLAETNAPLLERGDEVTVRIVENGTLVNEIEATAR from the coding sequence GTGTCGAAACGCGCCGTCTCGCCCGTCGTCGGGGTCGTCCTTTTACTCGTCGTCACGCTCGTCATCGGCGGAACCATCGGGGCAGTGGCGGTACATTCGATGTCGGTACGGGAACCGAAACACGCCGTCATCGGGGTTTCGGCTACTGCGGCAACAAACCGGATAGCGTTTACACACCGGGCAGGAGATTCGCTCGACGTCGATTCGATCGAGATCGAAGTGCGTGTGAACGGAGAACCGCTCGCCCATCAACCGCCAGTTCCGTTCTTTTCGGCGGACGGGTTTCGTGCCGGGCCGACAGGACCGTTCAACAGCGCATCCGATCCGACGTGGCACGTGGGAGAAACGGCGAGTTTCACGCTCGCCGAAACCAACGCACCGTTACTCGAACGAGGGGACGAAGTCACCGTTCGGATCGTCGAAAACGGAACGCTCGTCAACGAAATCGAAGCGACTGCACGCTGA